In bacterium YEK0313, one genomic interval encodes:
- the mmgC_4 gene encoding Acyl-CoA dehydrogenase, whose translation MSATGTAHVLDNADQQQLLEAIDRWLEREVRPVVKEHDHADRWPAEIVAQMKDLGLFGATVGADYGGLGLPAKTYAEIVMKISSVWMAITGIFNSHLMLALAIEKFGTEAQKRRWLPGLASGDIRGGLALTEPDAGTDLQGIRMTARRDGDHYVINGTKTWISNGIEGSCFALLVKTDPKAEPRRNGMSLFIAPKQEGFRVGRKLEKLGYKAIDSAELIFEDYRIPADHLIGGVEGQGFYQATGGLELGRINVASRGVGIAEGALKLATDYAQLRKTFGKPIAEHQAIALKLGEMATRARAARLLTLDAAAAFDRGQRCDMEAGMAKYFASEAALENSTESMRIHGAYGYSKEYDIERLYRDAPLTCIGEGTNEMQRLIIAKQLIKRNPV comes from the coding sequence ATGAGCGCCACCGGCACTGCGCACGTCTTGGACAATGCGGATCAGCAGCAGCTCCTCGAAGCCATCGATCGCTGGCTCGAGCGCGAGGTGCGGCCGGTCGTCAAGGAGCACGACCACGCCGACCGGTGGCCGGCCGAGATCGTCGCGCAGATGAAGGATCTCGGTCTGTTCGGCGCGACCGTCGGCGCCGACTATGGCGGCCTTGGCCTTCCCGCGAAGACCTATGCCGAGATCGTCATGAAGATCTCCTCGGTCTGGATGGCGATCACCGGCATCTTCAACTCGCATCTGATGCTCGCCCTCGCGATCGAGAAGTTCGGCACCGAGGCTCAGAAGCGGCGCTGGCTGCCGGGGCTCGCCTCCGGCGACATCCGCGGCGGACTGGCCTTGACCGAGCCCGACGCGGGCACCGACCTGCAGGGCATCCGCATGACCGCGCGGCGGGACGGCGACCACTATGTCATCAACGGCACCAAGACCTGGATCTCCAACGGCATCGAGGGCTCCTGCTTCGCGCTGCTGGTGAAGACCGATCCGAAGGCGGAGCCGCGCCGCAACGGCATGAGCCTGTTCATCGCGCCCAAGCAGGAGGGCTTCCGGGTTGGCCGCAAGCTCGAGAAGCTCGGCTACAAGGCGATCGATTCCGCCGAGCTCATTTTCGAGGACTACCGGATTCCGGCCGACCATCTCATCGGCGGCGTCGAGGGGCAGGGCTTCTATCAGGCGACCGGCGGCCTCGAGCTCGGCCGCATCAACGTCGCCTCGCGCGGCGTCGGCATCGCCGAGGGCGCTCTCAAGCTCGCGACCGACTATGCCCAGCTCCGCAAGACCTTCGGCAAGCCGATCGCCGAGCACCAGGCGATCGCCCTCAAGCTCGGCGAAATGGCGACCCGGGCGCGCGCTGCGCGCCTCCTGACGCTGGACGCCGCGGCCGCCTTCGACCGCGGCCAGCGCTGCGACATGGAGGCCGGCATGGCGAAATATTTCGCCTCCGAGGCGGCGCTCGAGAACAGCACCGAGTCGATGCGCATCCACGGCGCCTATGGCTACTCGAAGGAATACGACATCGAGCGGCTCTATCGCGATGCGCCGCTGACCTGCATCGGCGAAGGCACCAACGAGATGCAGCGTCTGATCATCGCCAAGCAGCTGATCAAGCGGAACCCGGTCTAA
- the mngR_1 gene encoding Mannosyl-D-glycerate transport/metabolism system repressor MngR yields MANVEAEAAADGGADVPLYQQVVESLRASIAAGTFAVGERLPTEDALCRSFGVSRHTVREALRTLRGEGLIESRQGAGSTVVNRASRPLYTYSVTSIEELLQYAEQVRYEVDKSGIVVADAALAARLGCKPGERWLRVEGFRYATGEPIPVCWTEVYVRADYAGIALKIGKGTGTVYSWIEEMYGVRVESVEQTLRGEPLPDAIAPTLGAAVGSMAVGVHRHYRLGDGSLIEVASNLHPVERFRYSVRLNRRG; encoded by the coding sequence ATGGCGAACGTCGAAGCTGAAGCTGCGGCCGATGGCGGCGCGGACGTGCCGCTCTATCAGCAGGTCGTCGAATCCCTGCGGGCCTCCATTGCGGCGGGAACCTTTGCGGTCGGGGAGCGGCTGCCGACGGAAGATGCCCTCTGCCGCAGCTTCGGCGTCAGCCGCCATACCGTCCGGGAGGCGCTGAGGACGCTGCGCGGCGAAGGCCTGATCGAGTCGCGCCAGGGGGCCGGCAGCACGGTCGTCAACCGTGCGTCGCGGCCGCTCTACACCTATTCGGTCACCAGCATCGAGGAGCTGCTGCAATATGCCGAGCAGGTTCGCTACGAGGTGGACAAGAGCGGCATCGTCGTCGCGGATGCGGCGCTCGCCGCGCGCCTCGGCTGCAAGCCCGGGGAGCGCTGGCTGCGCGTCGAAGGCTTTCGTTATGCGACCGGCGAGCCGATCCCGGTGTGCTGGACCGAAGTCTATGTGCGCGCCGACTATGCCGGCATTGCGCTGAAGATCGGCAAGGGCACCGGCACTGTCTATTCCTGGATCGAGGAAATGTACGGGGTGCGTGTCGAAAGCGTCGAGCAGACGCTGCGCGGCGAACCGCTGCCCGACGCGATAGCGCCGACGCTCGGCGCGGCTGTCGGCTCCATGGCGGTGGGCGTCCATCGCCATTACCGGCTGGGCGACGGCAGCCTGATCGAAGTGGCGTCGAACCTGCACCCGGTCGAGCGGTTCCGCTATTCGGTACGGCTCAATCGCCGCGGCTGA
- the frc_3 gene encoding Formyl-coenzyme A transferase, with translation MKLEGFKVVDLSWFLPGPLLTLAMADHGAEVIKFEPSGEGDPGRHIGPMDGEESVFFRNLNRGKKSAVVDLKDPQDLEAVLAHCDRADVFVESFRPGVAERLGLGYAALAARNPGIVYCSISAFGQDGAYGGRPAHDLALEALAGVLSLTLGDDGRPAVPGLPIADLVSGLQGLSAVLMALLRRATTGRGDRIDIAMHDALLASCANVIGPALRDDRQPEVKLERTTGGAAFYRIYDTADGRQLVLAGQEAKFIRALLGHLGRPDLIAPCLAGPGAHQRPVIDFLSATFASRPLAEWTAELARLDVCSAPVNTLPEALADPNALQRRMVLTDAAGARHLGPPIRFLDEPARPVLRAPRLGEHTRQILRREATDR, from the coding sequence ATGAAGCTCGAAGGCTTCAAGGTCGTCGATCTCTCCTGGTTCCTGCCCGGGCCACTGCTCACCCTCGCCATGGCGGATCACGGCGCCGAGGTGATCAAGTTCGAGCCTTCCGGCGAGGGCGATCCCGGGCGCCATATCGGCCCGATGGACGGCGAGGAGAGCGTCTTCTTCCGCAACCTGAACCGCGGCAAGAAGAGCGCCGTCGTCGACCTGAAGGACCCGCAGGACCTCGAGGCGGTGCTGGCGCACTGCGACCGCGCCGACGTCTTCGTCGAGAGCTTCCGTCCCGGCGTCGCCGAGCGTCTCGGCCTCGGCTACGCGGCGCTGGCGGCGCGCAATCCGGGCATCGTCTACTGCTCGATCAGCGCCTTCGGCCAGGACGGCGCCTATGGCGGGCGACCGGCCCATGACCTCGCGCTCGAGGCGCTCGCCGGCGTTCTCAGCCTCACCCTGGGCGATGACGGCCGCCCCGCCGTGCCGGGCCTGCCGATCGCCGATCTGGTGAGCGGCCTGCAAGGCCTCTCGGCCGTTCTCATGGCCTTGCTGCGGCGGGCGACGACCGGTCGGGGCGACCGCATCGACATCGCCATGCACGATGCGTTGCTCGCCTCCTGCGCCAATGTCATCGGGCCCGCCCTGCGCGACGACCGCCAGCCGGAGGTCAAGCTGGAGCGGACGACCGGCGGAGCGGCCTTCTACCGGATCTACGACACCGCGGATGGGCGGCAGCTGGTCCTCGCCGGGCAGGAGGCGAAGTTCATCCGCGCGCTGCTCGGCCATCTCGGCCGCCCCGACCTGATCGCGCCCTGCCTCGCCGGTCCCGGCGCGCACCAGAGGCCGGTGATCGATTTTCTCTCGGCCACCTTCGCGAGCCGCCCGCTGGCCGAATGGACCGCCGAGCTGGCACGGCTCGATGTCTGCTCTGCGCCGGTCAACACATTGCCGGAGGCCCTGGCGGATCCCAATGCCCTGCAGCGCCGGATGGTGCTGACCGATGCGGCAGGCGCGCGGCATCTCGGCCCGCCGATCCGCTTCCTTGACGAGCCGGCAAGGCCGGTCCTGAGGGCGCCGCGCCTCGGTGAACACACCCGCCAGATACTCCGTCGCGAGGCGACGGACCGCTAG
- a CDS encoding putative methyltransferase, translated as MNTLALLDETFRPVAGRCILDIGCGGGLLAAALIKRGAVVVGIDPDPDAVATARTKAPDMTVLRQPAEALPFADASFDGCVFLNSLHHVPAQAMAQALTEASRVAGASRPVVIIEPLAEGSFFEAFLPVEDETEVRALAQGAIDAALAGGLLVQKRAVIFERVERFASFAAFLAAVTAGDPARIAAAAVHADAVAAAFARVAVLSPDGRFALHQPLLARVLEAPA; from the coding sequence ATGAACACGCTCGCGCTTCTGGACGAGACGTTCCGGCCGGTCGCTGGCCGGTGCATACTGGATATCGGCTGCGGCGGCGGTCTGCTCGCCGCCGCGCTGATCAAGCGGGGGGCTGTCGTCGTCGGCATCGACCCGGACCCCGATGCCGTCGCCACGGCCCGGACCAAGGCACCGGACATGACCGTGCTGCGGCAGCCGGCCGAAGCCTTGCCCTTCGCCGATGCGAGTTTCGACGGCTGCGTCTTTCTCAATTCGCTGCACCATGTCCCTGCGCAGGCCATGGCTCAGGCGTTGACGGAAGCGTCGCGGGTGGCGGGCGCATCCAGGCCCGTCGTCATCATCGAACCGCTCGCGGAGGGCAGCTTTTTCGAGGCGTTCCTGCCGGTGGAGGACGAGACGGAGGTGCGCGCGCTGGCGCAGGGCGCGATCGATGCCGCCCTGGCCGGCGGCCTGCTGGTGCAGAAGCGTGCGGTGATCTTCGAGCGCGTCGAGCGTTTCGCGAGCTTCGCCGCCTTCCTCGCCGCCGTCACCGCCGGCGATCCCGCCCGCATCGCGGCCGCGGCCGTCCATGCGGACGCCGTCGCTGCGGCCTTCGCGCGCGTTGCAGTCTTAAGCCCGGACGGCCGGTTCGCACTGCACCAGCCGCTGCTCGCGCGGGTTCTCGAGGCGCCGGCGTAA
- the frc_4 gene encoding Formyl-coenzyme A transferase, protein MKPLSDLRILSIEQYGAAPYGTMMLAELGAEVFKVEQAETGGDPSRGVGPHMLGAADSEYFQAWNLGKRSVTLDIKSDEGKRDFHGLVRHADAVVNNLRGSLPAALGLDYASLAPINPAVVCLHISAYGRDNERANWPGYDYLMQAEVGLMSLTGEPDGPPARVGASMIDSMTGMTGTVGLLSGILQARRTGRGCDVDTCLFDVAMHQLTYSAVWYLNAGDKPTRQPRSAHLSQVPVQTFPTADGWLFVMCMTEKFWRILCEEMGRPDLAVDANFATAAARRSHRALLTTILDDEFRKRPTADWLSRLTSKIPVAPVYEVDEALEAPFTHATGMVTTVEHPIRGALKVLANPLKIDGRRPSQKACAALGADNRVLADLRART, encoded by the coding sequence ATGAAACCGCTGTCCGATCTTCGCATCCTTTCCATCGAGCAGTACGGCGCGGCGCCCTACGGCACCATGATGCTCGCCGAGCTCGGCGCCGAGGTCTTCAAGGTCGAGCAGGCCGAAACCGGCGGCGACCCGTCGCGCGGCGTCGGGCCGCATATGCTCGGCGCCGCCGACAGCGAATATTTCCAGGCCTGGAACCTCGGCAAGCGCAGCGTGACGCTCGACATCAAGTCGGACGAGGGCAAGCGTGATTTCCACGGCCTGGTCCGCCACGCCGATGCCGTCGTGAACAACCTGCGCGGCAGCCTGCCGGCGGCACTGGGGCTGGACTATGCGAGCCTTGCGCCGATCAATCCGGCCGTGGTCTGCCTCCACATCTCGGCCTATGGCCGCGACAACGAGCGCGCGAACTGGCCGGGCTACGACTATCTGATGCAGGCCGAGGTGGGCCTCATGAGCCTCACCGGCGAGCCCGACGGCCCGCCCGCGCGCGTCGGCGCCTCCATGATCGATTCGATGACCGGCATGACCGGCACGGTCGGCCTTCTGAGCGGCATTCTCCAGGCGCGCCGGACGGGCAGGGGCTGCGATGTCGACACCTGCCTTTTCGACGTCGCCATGCACCAGCTCACCTATTCGGCGGTCTGGTATCTGAACGCGGGCGACAAGCCGACGCGCCAGCCGCGCAGCGCGCATCTCTCGCAGGTTCCCGTCCAGACCTTTCCGACCGCCGACGGCTGGCTCTTCGTGATGTGCATGACGGAGAAGTTCTGGCGCATCCTTTGCGAGGAGATGGGCAGGCCGGATCTCGCAGTCGACGCGAATTTTGCGACGGCGGCCGCGCGGCGCAGCCATCGCGCCCTGCTCACGACGATCCTCGATGACGAATTTCGCAAGCGGCCGACCGCCGATTGGCTGTCGCGCCTGACCTCGAAGATCCCGGTCGCGCCGGTCTACGAGGTCGACGAGGCGCTCGAAGCGCCCTTCACGCATGCGACCGGCATGGTGACCACGGTCGAGCATCCCATCCGCGGCGCGCTCAAGGTTCTCGCCAATCCGCTGAAGATCGACGGCCGGCGCCCGTCCCAGAAGGCCTGCGCCGCGCTCGGCGCCGACAACCGCGTGCTGGCCGACCTCAGGGCACGGACATGA
- the nylA_1 gene encoding 6-aminohexanoate-cyclic-dimer hydrolase: MRKPDLPKPDASPVEKKIIDMTVLETWSAEDQARAIRERVLSPAELVDMHLERIEHASDTFGAFLLVDHEGARLAAQALEQQLVSWKGDELPPLFGVPISIKDTWPAARLRFTAGSAAFADRIASTDAMVVKALRDAGCIVLGKTNAAEFGCSSFTENTFGISRSPFDRSRGAGGSSGGAAAAVAAGFGAIALGSDGGGSIRIPAASCGVVGLKPSRGRITTAPGPDSAGLATAGPLARTVADVARLLDVMTGSAPGDSYSLSSPAKGYFRSFVDREPRQLAVGIVLPSEQTDPVCIDTCNRLGALLESLGHSVEIAEAASADEYMEEFKIVWSVLAASVPVADEDEARLLALTQWLRQLGRSHNATDLMAAQSRLLSFGRAIAGRYRRYDIVLSPTLTRLPPKVGDVRDDGDPQATFHRMSALHPLTPLANITGQPSMNLPLCWSEPSKTAPAGLPIGMMLTAKHEREDLLISLGAQLERASPWSDRYKVIKLGPSSR; encoded by the coding sequence ATGCGGAAACCGGACTTGCCGAAGCCTGACGCCTCTCCCGTCGAAAAGAAGATCATAGATATGACCGTTTTGGAAACGTGGTCCGCCGAGGATCAGGCACGAGCAATTCGCGAGCGGGTCCTGTCGCCGGCTGAACTCGTCGACATGCACCTTGAGCGTATCGAACATGCAAGCGACACCTTTGGTGCATTTTTGCTCGTCGATCACGAAGGCGCCCGCCTTGCTGCCCAGGCACTCGAACAGCAACTCGTGAGCTGGAAAGGCGACGAATTGCCGCCGCTCTTTGGCGTGCCGATATCCATCAAGGACACCTGGCCAGCGGCAAGGCTCCGCTTTACGGCCGGTTCCGCGGCATTTGCCGACCGAATCGCATCGACCGACGCGATGGTCGTCAAGGCGCTGCGAGATGCAGGATGCATCGTGCTTGGGAAGACCAACGCGGCTGAATTCGGCTGCTCTTCCTTCACGGAGAACACCTTTGGCATCTCTCGCAGTCCCTTTGACCGCTCACGCGGTGCTGGAGGTTCAAGCGGTGGTGCTGCAGCGGCCGTTGCCGCCGGCTTTGGCGCGATCGCCCTTGGCTCCGATGGCGGCGGCTCCATTCGCATCCCCGCCGCGAGCTGCGGCGTCGTCGGTTTGAAGCCATCACGCGGGCGCATTACCACGGCGCCGGGCCCGGATTCCGCCGGGCTGGCAACTGCGGGGCCGCTTGCGCGAACGGTTGCTGACGTGGCCAGGCTCCTGGACGTCATGACCGGCTCAGCCCCGGGCGATTCCTATAGCTTGTCCAGCCCGGCAAAGGGCTATTTCCGTAGCTTCGTCGACCGTGAACCAAGGCAGCTCGCCGTCGGGATCGTGTTGCCAAGCGAACAAACCGATCCGGTCTGCATCGACACATGCAACCGCCTCGGGGCGCTCCTCGAGAGCCTCGGTCACAGCGTCGAAATCGCTGAAGCTGCAAGCGCCGACGAATATATGGAGGAGTTCAAGATCGTATGGAGTGTCCTGGCAGCTTCCGTGCCGGTTGCCGACGAGGACGAGGCGCGGCTGCTTGCCTTGACGCAATGGCTGCGGCAACTGGGACGTTCGCATAACGCCACCGATCTGATGGCAGCACAATCGCGCCTGCTCAGTTTCGGCCGCGCCATCGCAGGTCGCTACCGCCGCTATGATATAGTGTTGTCACCCACCCTCACGCGCTTGCCGCCAAAGGTCGGCGATGTGCGTGACGATGGAGATCCGCAGGCTACGTTCCATCGGATGTCCGCGCTCCATCCACTGACACCGTTGGCCAACATTACGGGGCAGCCGTCCATGAACCTGCCCCTTTGCTGGTCCGAGCCGAGCAAAACCGCGCCCGCGGGGCTGCCCATAGGGATGATGCTGACGGCGAAACATGAACGGGAAGACCTGTTGATTTCACTGGGCGCACAGCTCGAGCGAGCGTCGCCATGGTCGGACCGCTACAAAGTTATAAAGCTCGGACCATCAAGCCGATGA
- the nox gene encoding NADH dehydrogenase gives MVAAVEHAVKTRRAIRAFRSDAVDIGLVERILSAARYAPSGSNIQPWSVHVVTGEALERLGRELTDTFLSGEAERPDFAYYPTRWRAPYIDRRRKTGWSLYQLAGVARGDREAGDRQRARNYSFFGAPVGLVFAIDDDLNQGSWLDYGMFIQSVMILARAHGLHTCPLAAIGNYPDIVRRHLGIAPGQIVVAGMALGHPDQGEPTNRLITEREPVAAFTTFHGSATPAPATSVP, from the coding sequence ATGGTCGCCGCCGTCGAGCACGCCGTGAAGACACGGCGCGCCATCCGCGCCTTTCGCTCCGACGCGGTGGATATCGGCCTCGTCGAGCGTATCCTGTCGGCCGCGCGTTATGCGCCGAGCGGCAGCAACATCCAGCCCTGGTCGGTCCACGTGGTGACGGGCGAGGCCCTGGAACGGCTCGGGCGCGAGCTCACCGACACCTTCCTGTCGGGCGAGGCGGAGCGGCCCGATTTCGCCTATTACCCGACCCGGTGGCGCGCGCCCTATATCGACCGGCGGCGCAAGACCGGCTGGTCGCTCTATCAGCTCGCCGGGGTCGCCCGCGGCGACCGCGAGGCGGGCGACCGTCAGCGCGCCCGCAACTATTCGTTTTTCGGCGCGCCGGTCGGCCTGGTCTTTGCCATCGACGACGACCTCAACCAAGGCAGCTGGCTCGACTACGGCATGTTCATCCAGTCGGTGATGATCCTCGCGCGCGCCCATGGCCTCCACACCTGTCCGCTCGCCGCCATCGGCAACTATCCCGACATCGTCCGCCGGCATCTTGGCATCGCGCCCGGCCAGATCGTCGTCGCCGGCATGGCGCTGGGCCATCCCGACCAGGGCGAACCAACGAACCGCCTGATCACCGAGCGCGAGCCGGTGGCGGCTTTCACGACCTTCCACGGCAGCGCGACGCCGGCGCCAGCCACGTCCGTTCCGTGA
- the fsr_1 gene encoding Fosmidomycin resistance protein yields MNKYRLGILTGSHAVNDLYQGMVPALLPLLMLERGYTYTQATGLVLAANGISSIVQPVFGVYSDGRNRSWLVPMGFLLAALGVVLAIQGTNYSVTWLAIALSGVGIAAYHPPATVAARAAGGKSQTAISIFSVGGTLGAACAPLLVSVVADKPIDSRMALLAAPALAMAAIWFFSNRSAEAGTLKTLARNGATIDRQNNWKDFSFLVAIIVLWSIPYVAVMSTISLHFIRSLGAPQSYGATALTVFLVGDALGTLIGGWLADARGRIATIRTGYILMLPSLAGIVWAPSPSVAIICCAVFGMAMFIPFAAKVTIAQDLLPKSPATASGIALGLALSAGGLASPFLGMIADDWGLATMLASTLIILGAAGLLAFWLRDPLTIDAETGLAEA; encoded by the coding sequence GTGAACAAATATCGTTTGGGGATCTTGACCGGCAGCCATGCCGTCAATGATCTCTATCAGGGCATGGTGCCCGCGCTGCTTCCGCTGTTGATGCTTGAGCGTGGCTATACTTACACGCAGGCGACAGGTCTTGTGCTGGCAGCCAATGGCATCTCCAGCATCGTTCAGCCAGTCTTCGGAGTTTACTCCGATGGGCGCAACCGTTCTTGGCTCGTTCCGATGGGCTTTCTGCTGGCAGCGCTCGGCGTTGTCCTGGCAATTCAGGGAACGAACTATTCCGTGACGTGGCTCGCCATTGCGCTCAGCGGCGTCGGCATCGCTGCCTATCATCCACCGGCAACCGTCGCGGCCCGCGCCGCGGGCGGCAAGTCGCAAACTGCGATCAGCATATTTTCCGTTGGCGGCACGCTTGGAGCCGCATGTGCGCCGCTCCTGGTCAGTGTGGTTGCCGACAAGCCTATCGATAGCCGGATGGCCCTGCTGGCTGCACCGGCTCTTGCCATGGCGGCCATCTGGTTCTTTTCCAATCGGTCGGCCGAGGCCGGGACCCTGAAGACGCTCGCCCGCAACGGCGCCACCATTGATAGACAAAACAACTGGAAAGACTTCAGCTTTCTGGTCGCAATCATCGTCTTGTGGTCGATACCTTACGTCGCAGTCATGTCGACCATCTCGCTCCATTTCATCCGCAGTCTGGGTGCTCCCCAATCCTACGGCGCAACGGCGCTGACAGTGTTTTTGGTGGGCGACGCGCTCGGAACGCTGATCGGCGGCTGGCTCGCCGACGCCCGGGGCCGCATTGCAACAATTCGGACCGGCTACATCCTGATGCTTCCCAGCCTTGCAGGCATAGTCTGGGCACCCTCGCCTTCCGTAGCGATCATCTGCTGCGCTGTCTTCGGCATGGCGATGTTCATCCCCTTCGCAGCGAAGGTTACCATCGCTCAAGACCTGCTTCCGAAAAGTCCTGCGACGGCAAGCGGCATTGCTCTTGGCTTGGCACTGTCGGCAGGCGGCCTGGCCTCGCCGTTCCTTGGAATGATTGCCGACGACTGGGGCCTGGCGACGATGCTCGCGAGCACCCTCATCATTCTCGGCGCCGCAGGTCTTCTGGCTTTCTGGTTGCGCGATCCATTGACGATTGATGCGGAAACCGGACTTGCCGAAGCCTGA
- the yngG_1 gene encoding Hydroxymethylglutaryl-CoA lyase YngG has product MLVLPHEIEIVEVAPRDGLQSFARPVDTATKIRMVNLLSRAGLRTIEVTSFAHPEVVPHLADAERVMAGIERRPGTVYRALVPNARGAERAVAAGADELLGLAVVSRTYLRRNQNMGRAEALDQAVRAFALAEAAGRRFVMALGMAFWCPYEGLIPEADVMACVAFLHRHGVRNIYLAGSVGLEDPRHVSALFARLRADFPECRFGYHIHDRGGFAPANILAALDAGVAWLEGAVCGLGGGIAMPDTVGDAGNYPTEDLVNLCAVAGIASGLDLQRIMAAASEIAALLDISPRSRALNGGTRAAALKPVERAAWRESCR; this is encoded by the coding sequence ATGCTCGTGCTTCCGCATGAGATCGAGATCGTCGAGGTCGCGCCGCGCGACGGGCTGCAGAGCTTTGCGCGACCGGTTGATACGGCGACCAAGATCCGCATGGTGAACCTCCTCTCGCGGGCCGGCCTGCGCACCATCGAGGTGACCTCCTTCGCGCACCCGGAAGTGGTTCCCCATCTCGCCGATGCCGAACGGGTCATGGCCGGGATCGAGCGGCGGCCGGGCACGGTCTACCGGGCGCTCGTTCCCAACGCCCGGGGCGCCGAGCGGGCCGTCGCCGCCGGGGCGGACGAGCTGCTGGGCCTCGCGGTCGTCAGCCGCACCTATCTCAGGCGAAACCAGAACATGGGGCGGGCCGAGGCGCTCGATCAGGCGGTCAGGGCCTTCGCGCTTGCGGAGGCCGCCGGCCGCCGGTTCGTCATGGCGCTCGGCATGGCCTTCTGGTGCCCCTATGAGGGCCTGATTCCGGAGGCCGACGTCATGGCCTGTGTCGCCTTTCTCCACCGGCACGGTGTCAGGAACATCTACCTCGCCGGCTCGGTCGGCCTGGAAGACCCGCGCCATGTGAGCGCGCTGTTCGCCCGCCTGCGCGCGGACTTCCCGGAATGCCGGTTCGGTTATCACATCCACGACCGGGGTGGTTTCGCGCCGGCCAATATCCTCGCCGCGCTCGATGCCGGGGTCGCTTGGCTGGAGGGCGCGGTCTGCGGCCTCGGCGGCGGCATCGCCATGCCCGACACGGTCGGCGATGCCGGCAACTATCCGACCGAAGATCTCGTCAATCTCTGCGCGGTCGCCGGCATCGCGTCGGGCCTCGACCTCCAGCGGATCATGGCGGCGGCATCCGAGATCGCCGCGCTGCTCGACATCAGTCCCAGGAGCCGCGCCCTGAACGGCGGCACGCGCGCCGCGGCGCTCAAGCCGGTCGAACGTGCGGCATGGCGCGAGAGCTGCCGGTGA
- the ripA_2 gene encoding HTH-type transcriptional repressor of iron proteins A gives MPSLEEHEIYASTAVQMRTIYVAPEVQSNFSPRCRVLRVSPLLRELIITAMSLPVVYVVDARDGKVMDLLLEEIRTAEELDFHVPMPSHTRLADLCNRFVANPAQDAILETWAHEMNMSSRTLSRLFLRETGMGFGDWCRRARIVLSLPRLAEGCSILEVALEHGYENPSAFAAMFRRELGVPPSFYSPRAGP, from the coding sequence ATGCCGAGCCTGGAAGAGCATGAGATTTATGCGTCGACAGCGGTGCAAATGCGCACGATCTATGTCGCTCCCGAAGTTCAGAGCAATTTCTCGCCGCGCTGCCGGGTTCTTCGCGTCTCGCCGTTACTTCGAGAGCTGATTATCACCGCCATGTCGCTTCCGGTTGTCTATGTGGTGGATGCGCGTGACGGGAAGGTGATGGATCTGCTGTTGGAAGAGATACGGACGGCGGAGGAACTGGATTTCCACGTTCCGATGCCCTCGCATACCCGCCTGGCGGATCTCTGCAACCGCTTCGTTGCTAACCCGGCGCAGGATGCCATCCTGGAGACGTGGGCGCATGAGATGAACATGAGCAGCCGCACGTTGTCGCGGCTTTTTCTCAGGGAAACTGGCATGGGCTTCGGGGATTGGTGCAGGCGAGCGCGGATCGTTCTAAGCCTGCCGCGGCTTGCCGAGGGTTGCTCGATATTGGAAGTTGCGCTCGAACACGGCTACGAGAACCCCAGCGCGTTTGCGGCGATGTTTCGACGGGAGCTGGGCGTACCTCCAAGCTTCTATTCCCCGAGAGCGGGGCCGTGA